From a single Lolium rigidum isolate FL_2022 chromosome 7, APGP_CSIRO_Lrig_0.1, whole genome shotgun sequence genomic region:
- the LOC124673856 gene encoding probable aquaporin TIP5-1, with protein sequence MASNLRLQMKHCFSPPSLRSYLAEFISTFLFVFTAVGSTVSARMLTPDVTSNAASLVATAVAQSFGLFAAIFIAADVSGGHVNPAVTFAFAIGGHIGVPSAIFYWACQLLGSTLACLVLHYFSAGQAVPTTRIAVEMTGFGASLLEGVMTFMLVYTVHVASDPRVARGRKGLATTALGALVVGLVLGACVLAAGSLTGASMNPARSFGPAIVSGDFKNQAVYWVGPMIGAAVAALVHQNLVFPSAPEQPLPHEPRHGSVETVVV encoded by the exons ATGGCGTCCAACCTCCGTCTGCAGATGAAGCACTGCTTCTCGCCGCCGTCCCTCCGCTCCTACCTCGCCGAGTTCATCTCCACCTTCCTCTTTGTCTTCACCGCCGTCGGCTCCACCGTCTCTGCCC GGATGCTCACGCCCGACGTCACGTCCAACGCCGCGTCTCTGGTGGCCACCGCCGTGGCACAATCGTTCGGGCTCTTTGCGGCGATCTTCATCGCCGCCGACGTCTCCGGCGGCCACGTCAACCCAGCCGTCACGTTCGCGTTCGCCATCGGCGGCCACATCGGTGTCCCTAGCGCCATCTTCTACTGGGCGTGCCAACTGCTCGGCTCCACGCTCGCCTGCCTCGTCCTCCACTACTTCTCCGCCGGCCAG gccgTGCCGACGACGAGGATCGCGGTGGAGATGACCGGGTTCGGCGCGTCGCTGCTGGAGGGGGTGATGACGTTCATGCTCGTGTACACGGTGCACGTCGCCAGCGACCCACGCGTCGCGCGCGGCAGGAAGGGGctcgcgacgacggcgctgggcgCGCTGGTGGTCGGGCTCGTGCTGGGCGCGTGCGTGCTGGCGGCGGGCTCGCTCACGGGCGCCTCCATGAACCCGGCGCGGTCGTTCGGGCCGGCGATCGTCAGCGGAGACTTCAAGAACCAGGCCGTCTACTGGGTCGGCCCCATGATCGGCGCTGCCGTCGCGGCGCTGGTGCATCAGAACCTGGTGTTCCCGTCCGCGCCCGAGCAGCCACTGCCGCACGAGCCGCGCCATGGGAGCGTGGAAACGGTTGTTGTGTGA